The Elaeis guineensis isolate ETL-2024a chromosome 13, EG11, whole genome shotgun sequence genome includes a region encoding these proteins:
- the LOC105056719 gene encoding uncharacterized protein: MYDNLSNQAGVQRPPVNSQPNPFGNAFYGAGSGLIRGGLGAYGEKFLGSSSEFMQSNISRYFSNPQYYFQVNDQYVRNKLKVVLFPFLHRGHWTRITEPVGGRLSYKPPIHDINAPDLYIPFMAFGTYIILAGFSFGLMGKFSPEALSLQFTRGLFGWLMQVALLKGFLYSLGGGEAPLLDIVAYGGYAFTGLSLAVLVKIFWSYSYYFLMPWASVCMGVFLVKTMKRVIFTEMRSYERHSSRQHYLLLFMAIAQFPLLFWLGNFGV; this comes from the exons ATGTATGACAATCTGAGCAATCAGGCTGGGGTGCAGAGACCTCCTGTAAATTCTCAACCAAATCCATTTGGCAATGCATTCTATGGAGCCGGATCTGGACTTATCCGAGGTGGCCTAGGGGCATATGGAGAGAAATTCTTGGGCTCAAGCTCTGAGTTCATGCAAAGCAAT ATTAGCAGGTATTTCTCCAATCCTCAGTATTATTTTCAAGTGAATGACCAGTATGTGAGGAATAAGTTGAAAGTGGTCCTATTTCCATTCCTACACAGG GGTCATTGGACCAGGATAACCGAGCCAGTTGGTGGTAGGCTTTCCTACAAACCTCCAATCCATGATATAAATGCCCCGGATCTGTACATCCCTTTCATGGCCTTTGGCACCTACATTATTCTCGCAGGCTTCTCATTTGGTCTTATGGGAAA GTTTAGTCCCGAAGCTCTGAGTTTGCAGTTCACAAGGGGATTGTTTGGGTGGTTGATGCAGGTTGCCCTCCTAAAAGGTTTCTTATATTCATTAGGTGGCGGGGAGGCGCCGCTGCTTGATATAGTGGCATATGGTGGGTATGCTTTCACAGGATTGTCCTTGGCTGTGCTGGTAAAGATCTTCTGGAGTTACTCATATTACTTCCTGATGCCATGGGCGAGTGTGTGTATGGGGGTATTTTTAGTGAAGACCATGAAGAGGGTAATCTTCACAGAGATGAGGAGCTACGAGAGGCACTCAAGTAGGCAACACTATCTACTACTTTTCATGGCCATTGCTCAGTTCCCGTTGCTGTTCTGGCTTGGCAATTTTGGAGTGTGA